A genome region from Archaeoglobus fulgidus DSM 4304 includes the following:
- a CDS encoding SPL family radical SAM protein, translating into MRVIREFDPWKSPLCTCPEKYSFNPYTGCAHGCLYCYATYIPSFFKLREKRNLFRNLERDLQELPANALISMSNSSDPYPPVEKAREITRKCLEIMKDYDVRVMVVTKSDIVVRDLRLLSEMRSAVSITITGLDEFEPNAPPTEKRIEALKAVKDAGIPAVLRLDPVIPGVNDSKLDIIEKAMPDHVVTSTLKLKADSLARMAKKLPWLKRIEFERKGAYRYFPEEVRRRVLFKIKSFCEEIGVGVGFCREGFEFPSKSCDGSHLIDHVK; encoded by the coding sequence ATGAGGGTCATAAGGGAATTCGACCCGTGGAAATCGCCCCTATGCACCTGCCCGGAGAAGTACTCCTTCAACCCCTACACCGGCTGCGCTCACGGCTGCCTTTACTGCTACGCCACCTACATCCCCAGCTTCTTCAAGCTCAGAGAGAAGAGGAACCTTTTCAGAAATCTTGAGAGAGACCTTCAGGAGCTTCCAGCAAACGCTCTCATCTCAATGTCCAACAGCTCCGACCCCTACCCGCCAGTTGAGAAAGCAAGGGAGATTACGAGAAAGTGTCTCGAAATCATGAAAGACTACGACGTCAGGGTGATGGTTGTTACGAAGAGCGATATTGTGGTTAGAGACCTCAGGCTGCTGAGTGAAATGCGAAGTGCGGTCAGCATCACCATAACAGGCCTCGATGAGTTTGAGCCAAACGCTCCACCAACTGAAAAAAGAATAGAAGCGCTGAAAGCGGTTAAAGATGCGGGAATTCCAGCTGTTCTGCGCTTAGACCCCGTAATTCCGGGAGTGAACGACTCGAAGCTTGATATTATCGAGAAGGCTATGCCCGACCACGTTGTAACCTCCACCCTTAAACTGAAAGCCGACTCACTGGCAAGAATGGCGAAAAAGCTGCCGTGGCTGAAAAGAATTGAGTTTGAGAGAAAGGGTGCCTACAGATATTTCCCTGAAGAGGTGCGGAGAAGGGTTCTATTCAAAATAAAGAGCTTCTGTGAAGAAATCGGAGTCGGTGTGGGGTTCTGCAGGGAAGGTTTCGAATTCCCCTCTAAATCCTGTGACGGTAGTCACCTTATTGACCACGTTAAATAG
- a CDS encoding TatD family hydrolase produces the protein MIITDDHMHLYNHLKLKALEQFRDAGGTHVFLVNLLCHHYGIRPTSGKDFREVFERHLSLVEKANKIVKAYAVLGVHPAEITVIGDRIGHEKAAEMMKEALEIAGKYVEEGKAVALKSGRPHYPVSRHVWQLSNDVLRHAFEVAKDVGCAIQLHTESYTKEGMLEIAKMADEVGLKREKVVKHFSPPLIKEFEEIGIFPSVLAGNNNVLKAAEQGNRFTVETDYIDDRKRPGAVLGPKTVPRKVKELIELGYEDIAYKICVENVEKVYGVELEE, from the coding sequence ATGATAATAACCGACGACCACATGCACCTGTACAACCACCTCAAGCTCAAAGCATTAGAGCAGTTCAGGGATGCGGGAGGGACGCACGTCTTCCTTGTCAACCTTCTGTGCCACCACTACGGCATAAGGCCTACAAGCGGTAAGGACTTCAGGGAGGTTTTCGAAAGGCATCTCAGCCTTGTTGAGAAGGCGAACAAAATCGTGAAGGCTTACGCAGTGCTGGGAGTCCATCCAGCTGAGATTACCGTAATAGGGGACAGAATTGGCCACGAAAAAGCGGCGGAGATGATGAAGGAGGCTCTCGAAATTGCGGGAAAGTACGTTGAGGAGGGCAAAGCTGTTGCACTGAAATCTGGAAGGCCCCACTATCCTGTAAGCAGGCACGTCTGGCAGCTGAGCAATGATGTTTTGAGGCACGCCTTTGAGGTTGCGAAGGATGTTGGATGTGCCATTCAGCTCCACACGGAGAGCTACACGAAGGAGGGAATGCTTGAAATTGCAAAAATGGCCGACGAGGTTGGCCTGAAGAGGGAGAAGGTGGTAAAGCACTTCTCCCCACCACTGATCAAGGAGTTCGAGGAGATAGGTATCTTCCCTTCTGTTCTTGCTGGAAACAATAACGTTTTAAAGGCCGCAGAGCAGGGAAACCGCTTTACCGTTGAAACAGACTACATAGACGACAGGAAAAGGCCGGGAGCGGTTCTCGGACCAAAGACGGTTCCGAGAAAGGTGAAGGAGCTTATCGAGCTTGGTTATGAAGACATTGCCTACAAAATTTGCGTTGAGAACGTCGAAAAGGTTTATGGTGTGGAACTGGAAGAATAA
- a CDS encoding M20 family metallo-hydrolase, with the protein MRIVEAVEDFRDDMVKTLCDLIEIKAIAPEFGGDGEYKKAEYLMKHLEGFDSVERYDVEDDRVSDGVRPNIVAKVKGVLEKTIWIVAHLDVVPEGDERLWETPPFKGIVKNGRIYGRGSEDNGQSLVSSLYAAKAIVESGLTPKYSLGLVYVADEEAGSNYGIKHLLKQNIFDREDMFVVPDIGTPKGDMIEIAEKSILWLKFVVHGQQSHASMPSGLNANRRAMEFILDLDRKLHSKFNARNRLFVPPYSTFEPTKREKNVDNINTIPGLDVSYMDCRIIPDYDVEEVLDYIEDIRSFHQMRGNSKIEIEVVQKVSSPPTPETAHIIERLRHTIEELRGFRPKVYGIGGNTCASFFRKSGFTETAAWCTADGVAHQANEYCVIDNMVEDAKVFALLPFDPGY; encoded by the coding sequence ATGAGGATTGTGGAGGCGGTTGAAGACTTCAGAGATGACATGGTCAAAACGCTTTGCGATTTGATTGAAATAAAAGCCATAGCCCCTGAGTTCGGAGGGGACGGGGAGTACAAGAAGGCGGAGTATTTGATGAAGCACCTCGAAGGTTTTGACAGCGTTGAGAGGTACGACGTTGAGGATGACAGAGTTAGCGACGGTGTGAGGCCCAACATAGTCGCCAAGGTTAAGGGCGTCCTCGAAAAAACAATCTGGATTGTTGCCCATCTTGACGTCGTTCCCGAGGGTGATGAAAGGCTGTGGGAAACTCCACCCTTCAAGGGAATCGTTAAGAACGGAAGGATTTACGGAAGGGGAAGCGAGGACAACGGTCAGAGCTTAGTGTCATCGCTTTACGCAGCGAAAGCCATCGTTGAAAGCGGCCTGACTCCAAAGTACAGCCTCGGCCTTGTTTACGTGGCTGACGAGGAGGCGGGAAGCAACTACGGAATAAAGCACCTTCTCAAGCAGAACATTTTCGACAGGGAGGACATGTTTGTCGTTCCGGACATCGGAACGCCCAAAGGGGATATGATAGAGATTGCTGAGAAGAGCATTTTGTGGCTGAAGTTCGTCGTTCACGGTCAGCAGAGCCACGCAAGCATGCCGTCAGGCCTGAACGCAAACAGAAGGGCCATGGAGTTCATACTTGACCTGGACAGAAAGCTTCATTCGAAGTTCAACGCAAGAAACAGGCTATTCGTTCCGCCCTACTCCACTTTCGAGCCAACAAAGAGGGAGAAGAATGTGGACAACATTAACACCATTCCCGGCCTCGACGTGAGCTACATGGACTGCAGGATAATTCCTGACTACGACGTGGAGGAGGTGCTGGACTACATAGAGGACATCAGGAGCTTCCACCAGATGAGGGGCAACAGCAAGATTGAAATTGAAGTGGTGCAAAAGGTGTCCTCCCCGCCAACCCCCGAAACAGCCCACATAATCGAAAGGCTGAGACACACGATAGAGGAGCTAAGAGGTTTCAGGCCGAAGGTTTACGGAATTGGCGGCAACACATGCGCTTCGTTTTTCAGGAAAAGCGGTTTCACCGAAACTGCTGCATGGTGCACCGCAGACGGTGTCGCTCACCAGGCAAACGAGTACTGCGTAATAGACAACATGGTTGAGGACGCAAAGGTTTTCGCCCTTCTGCCCTTCGATCCGGGATATTAG
- a CDS encoding toprim domain-containing protein, translated as MEDYKPFFEAIDELKEKSENGWVVVVEGKKDVRSLRAIGVSGEIVVFTGYASTADTLKDRKVIILTDSDAKGMEIEKGLVEALKTYGKIPDVEIKRKIFSNVRKEISKVEEISAFYEKISGIEL; from the coding sequence ATGGAGGATTATAAGCCATTTTTTGAAGCCATTGACGAACTGAAGGAGAAATCGGAGAACGGCTGGGTTGTGGTGGTGGAGGGGAAAAAGGACGTCAGGTCTCTGAGGGCGATAGGGGTGAGCGGTGAGATTGTTGTGTTTACGGGCTACGCATCAACCGCCGACACTTTAAAGGACAGAAAAGTCATAATTCTGACAGATTCGGATGCAAAAGGAATGGAGATAGAAAAGGGCCTCGTAGAAGCTCTGAAAACTTACGGAAAGATTCCGGACGTTGAGATTAAGAGAAAGATTTTCAGCAACGTAAGAAAGGAAATTTCGAAGGTCGAGGAGATTTCGGCTTTTTACGAGAAAATAAGTGGAATTGAACTCTAA
- a CDS encoding ATP-binding protein has protein sequence MLDLDVALPLEVLEKLRTGIYVYQEGRFVFLNREVERISGYTREELLRKSPYDLLADETDRENIRLFTEMSESGKFDNLPERYVAKIRRKNGSPAWVEMKAFPAIFKGKEAIVCNVIDITELVLEEERKKSIERYVELVGKIIRHDLANKISAAMNLLELSMEKREDEIVSKAYQILAESVKTLRRLRNLELLMKTGGELRVVSVKEVFEEVSKNYSINVVVTGDAAVMADDGLYSIADNLLNNAVKHGRCKNVRVATEWEKDKVVVRVEDDGIGISDENKSRIFNEGFHSGEGQGLGLFIVASLMERYGGNVEVKDNEPTGTVFVLKFPYKKD, from the coding sequence ATGTTAGATCTTGATGTAGCCCTTCCCCTCGAAGTTTTGGAAAAGCTGAGAACGGGCATTTACGTGTATCAGGAAGGTAGATTCGTTTTTCTCAATAGAGAGGTTGAGCGGATTTCGGGCTACACCAGAGAGGAGCTATTGAGGAAAAGTCCTTACGATTTGCTTGCTGACGAGACGGACAGAGAAAACATAAGGCTTTTTACCGAAATGTCTGAATCCGGTAAATTTGACAATCTTCCGGAGAGGTACGTGGCGAAGATTAGGCGAAAGAACGGTTCCCCGGCCTGGGTTGAAATGAAGGCTTTTCCGGCCATTTTTAAAGGAAAGGAAGCTATAGTTTGCAACGTCATCGACATTACCGAACTGGTGCTGGAGGAGGAGAGAAAAAAGAGCATCGAGAGATACGTTGAACTTGTAGGGAAAATTATCCGTCACGACCTTGCTAACAAAATCTCCGCGGCGATGAATCTCCTTGAGCTTTCAATGGAAAAGCGGGAGGATGAAATAGTCTCGAAAGCATACCAGATTTTGGCGGAGTCGGTAAAGACCCTCAGAAGGTTGAGAAACCTGGAATTGCTGATGAAAACGGGAGGTGAGCTTAGAGTTGTGTCGGTAAAGGAGGTTTTTGAGGAGGTTAGCAAGAACTACAGCATTAACGTCGTTGTGACGGGAGATGCAGCAGTAATGGCAGACGACGGTCTTTACTCGATCGCAGACAACCTGCTGAACAACGCCGTAAAGCATGGAAGATGCAAAAACGTGAGAGTTGCCACTGAATGGGAAAAAGACAAAGTCGTTGTAAGGGTTGAGGATGATGGTATTGGCATTTCGGATGAGAACAAGAGCAGAATATTCAACGAAGGTTTTCATTCGGGAGAGGGTCAGGGACTGGGTCTGTTCATCGTTGCAAGCCTTATGGAGAGATACGGAGGGAATGTGGAGGTTAAAGACAACGAGCCCACAGGGACAGTCTTCGTTTTGA
- the argS gene encoding arginine--tRNA ligase — protein sequence MFLRFIEEVIKALGEYGDKKFLRESEHADLASTIAFKLAKERKKSPKEIADEIVENLEVESEYIGSVESVNGYINFFASYEFLEDTVNVILDEDENYGHLNLKGEILIEHTSANPDGPLHIGHIRNSIIGDTIARIFAKAGFDVKTHYYVNDMGRQTAITVLGIEKFGLKDKKPDHAVAEAYIEANKLLESNPELEEQVEKLMLAYEEGDEKTVEKFRRAVETALEGIKQTLKTINVEHDEFVWESEFVRNGYVGKVLGILEERGLVKKNGAWTIELEGFDKEVVLRRENGTTLYITRDLAYHMWKNENYERFINVLGADHKLYGAQLSKILELLGLKPPEIIFFEFVSLPEGSMSTRRGKFISADELISKVRDEAWKILSERDMEEDEKRKIADAVAVGAIRFDFIKIAPEKHMTFDWSKALDFERQTASYIQYSHARACSILRKAVEDGMPELEFKGELCTAGERKLVMLLSKMPYVVKRIVSELRPNVFAEYLLSVAGTFNDFYRDHPVLKAESEVRMHRLAIVDATRVVLRNGLELLGIEPLERM from the coding sequence ATGTTCCTGCGCTTCATAGAGGAAGTGATTAAAGCACTGGGTGAATACGGAGACAAGAAATTTCTGAGGGAGAGCGAGCACGCTGACCTTGCCTCAACGATAGCCTTCAAGCTTGCAAAGGAGAGAAAGAAGAGCCCTAAGGAAATAGCGGACGAGATAGTGGAGAATCTCGAAGTAGAGAGCGAATACATCGGCAGTGTTGAAAGCGTAAACGGCTACATCAACTTCTTTGCGAGTTACGAGTTTCTTGAGGACACCGTTAACGTAATCCTCGACGAAGACGAGAATTACGGTCACCTCAACCTAAAAGGAGAGATTCTGATTGAACACACCTCAGCCAACCCCGACGGGCCCCTGCACATAGGTCACATAAGAAACTCCATAATAGGGGACACCATAGCGAGAATTTTCGCCAAGGCCGGGTTCGACGTTAAAACGCACTACTACGTAAACGACATGGGAAGGCAGACCGCAATCACCGTTCTCGGCATTGAAAAGTTTGGCCTCAAGGACAAGAAGCCAGACCACGCGGTTGCTGAGGCCTACATCGAGGCCAATAAGCTGCTCGAAAGCAATCCCGAACTTGAGGAGCAGGTGGAAAAATTGATGCTCGCTTACGAGGAGGGAGACGAGAAGACTGTTGAGAAGTTCAGAAGGGCTGTGGAGACGGCTTTAGAGGGTATAAAGCAAACTCTGAAGACGATTAACGTCGAGCACGACGAGTTTGTTTGGGAGAGTGAGTTCGTCCGCAACGGTTACGTGGGCAAAGTCCTTGGAATTTTGGAAGAGAGGGGTCTTGTAAAGAAAAACGGTGCCTGGACTATTGAGCTTGAAGGCTTCGACAAAGAGGTGGTTTTAAGAAGGGAGAACGGAACGACTCTCTACATCACCAGAGACCTCGCTTATCACATGTGGAAGAATGAGAATTACGAGAGATTCATAAACGTTCTTGGGGCAGACCACAAGCTTTACGGCGCTCAGCTGTCGAAAATTCTTGAGCTTCTCGGACTCAAGCCGCCGGAAATAATCTTTTTCGAGTTCGTTTCTCTGCCTGAGGGCAGCATGAGCACGAGGAGGGGCAAGTTCATCTCCGCCGATGAGCTGATAAGCAAGGTCAGGGATGAAGCGTGGAAGATACTCTCGGAGAGGGATATGGAAGAGGATGAGAAAAGGAAAATTGCCGATGCAGTTGCTGTAGGGGCAATAAGGTTCGATTTCATAAAAATCGCCCCGGAGAAGCACATGACCTTCGACTGGAGTAAGGCTCTGGACTTTGAGAGGCAGACCGCAAGCTACATACAGTACAGCCACGCAAGGGCATGCAGCATTCTCCGAAAGGCCGTTGAAGATGGCATGCCTGAGCTTGAGTTCAAAGGAGAGCTTTGCACGGCAGGAGAGAGAAAGCTCGTGATGCTTCTCTCGAAAATGCCGTACGTCGTGAAGAGGATTGTTAGCGAGCTTCGTCCCAACGTTTTTGCGGAGTACCTGCTGAGCGTGGCGGGAACCTTCAACGACTTCTACCGGGACCATCCCGTTCTGAAAGCGGAGTCAGAGGTTAGAATGCACAGGCTGGCCATAGTTGATGCCACAAGAGTCGTGCTTAGAAACGGCCTCGAGCTGCTGGGAATAGAGCCGCTTGAGAGGATGTAA
- the yjjX gene encoding inosine/xanthosine triphosphatase, with translation MVRVVVGSKNPTKIEGARRAFEQYFDDVEIVGVEVSTSAPPQPFDAETVRGAIERAKKAYSPDFDFSVGIEAGLFRSECTITGYLDFQVAAVYDGERCTIGFGPGFEYPKLVVEEVLKGKEVGEVMEKVSGIKNLGKKVGAVHYLSKGAISRTDLSRISVTMALIPFINREMYL, from the coding sequence ATGGTGAGGGTTGTCGTGGGCTCGAAAAATCCAACGAAAATTGAAGGGGCGAGGCGGGCCTTTGAGCAGTATTTCGACGATGTGGAAATTGTGGGTGTTGAGGTCAGCACCTCAGCCCCACCACAGCCCTTCGATGCTGAAACAGTGAGGGGGGCTATAGAGAGGGCGAAGAAAGCCTACTCACCTGATTTCGACTTCTCAGTCGGAATAGAGGCAGGACTTTTCCGCTCTGAGTGCACGATAACGGGCTACCTCGACTTTCAGGTTGCCGCTGTTTACGATGGGGAGAGATGCACAATCGGATTCGGACCGGGATTTGAGTACCCAAAACTGGTAGTTGAGGAGGTTCTGAAGGGGAAAGAGGTTGGAGAAGTGATGGAGAAGGTTTCAGGGATAAAAAACCTTGGCAAAAAGGTGGGGGCCGTGCACTACCTCAGCAAGGGGGCAATATCGAGAACCGACCTCTCAAGAATCTCCGTAACAATGGCTCTAATCCCCTTCATCAACCGAGAAATGTACCTATGA
- the endA gene encoding tRNA-intron lyase, which produces MIGGDFAVVKAKKSLERRGFGVKRGDKIYLHPLEVVYLQIKGIESFGELEDVLSWAESRMEDFSTYYFVYEDLRDRGNKVKIQGEFLLTKKPYLPISERKTIRMEEIAEKARNFDELRLAVVDEESEITYFRVYEPDMMGEQKEELPEIAGILSDEYVITKQTEIFSRYFYGSEKGDLVTLSLIESLYLLDLGKLNLLNADREELVKRAREVERNFDRRYEVYRNLKERGFVVKTGFKFGSEFRVYRKVESVDDLPHSEYLVDIADSREIRLIDLARAVRLAQNVRKRMVFAYGKNYLCFERVKV; this is translated from the coding sequence ATGATAGGCGGAGATTTTGCTGTGGTAAAGGCCAAGAAAAGCCTTGAGAGGAGGGGCTTCGGGGTTAAGAGAGGGGATAAAATCTACCTTCACCCGCTTGAGGTTGTTTACCTCCAGATAAAGGGGATAGAGAGCTTTGGAGAGCTCGAAGATGTCCTGAGTTGGGCTGAAAGCAGGATGGAGGACTTCTCAACCTACTACTTCGTTTACGAGGACCTGAGGGATAGAGGAAACAAGGTGAAGATTCAGGGGGAGTTTTTGCTGACGAAAAAGCCCTACTTACCAATTTCTGAAAGAAAAACAATCAGAATGGAAGAAATTGCCGAAAAGGCAAGAAATTTCGACGAGTTAAGGCTTGCTGTCGTTGACGAGGAGAGCGAGATAACCTATTTCAGGGTGTATGAGCCAGATATGATGGGAGAGCAAAAGGAGGAGCTTCCCGAGATAGCAGGAATTCTGTCAGATGAGTATGTGATTACAAAGCAGACCGAGATTTTCAGCAGATACTTCTACGGGAGCGAGAAAGGAGATCTCGTCACACTCTCGCTGATTGAGAGCCTCTACCTTCTCGATTTGGGAAAGCTCAATCTGCTGAACGCTGACAGAGAAGAGCTTGTTAAGAGAGCGAGGGAGGTTGAGAGAAACTTTGATAGGAGGTATGAGGTTTACAGAAACCTCAAGGAGAGGGGGTTTGTGGTCAAAACTGGCTTCAAATTCGGAAGCGAGTTCAGGGTTTACAGGAAAGTCGAGAGCGTTGACGACCTGCCGCACTCGGAGTACCTTGTAGACATTGCAGACAGCAGGGAAATCAGGCTCATCGACCTTGCAAGGGCTGTAAGACTGGCCCAGAACGTGAGGAAGAGGATGGTCTTTGCCTACGGGAAAAACTATCTCTGCTTTGAGAGGGTTAAGGTTTGA
- a CDS encoding hydantoinase/oxoprolinase family protein, with protein MIIGIDVGGTNTDAAIVSDEIKTIKLPNEAGIGGILKEISKEANLIEEKVVVSTSWPLNLIISKFSESRTLSLVIPGPGLNYSEYGEVLKGYVNHRGDVVEDIDEYEIAAIFRENSYDNVAISSKFSVRNGSLEDRVAEIVRNYVEDYRIALSHYAGGMNYPARIHTTVVNAKIRETVYRLTELIKAYAGDFYYFKGDGGIVPYTIALNNPSELYNSSPAAVALGAVYLTGEKNALVVDIGGTSTDFVEVIDGMPKIVEGIELAGRKTLIRCVDSVSIPFGGDSVVENGKLVPVCSKPIAFGGESFTLTDALNCAGYEIGDYRSSRKYECDVEKALNQFVSLAATTVREIGCKKIVGTGYLAPYLIPEVAKAAGVEYVIPDHYESANAVGVAVSRVSLTLYVRIDTEKCFAAYNGHTESCPFKPGSLPDDEQILEVAKEKVVEVAKKFGASEEELGKVRTVYFNSFTVVRGGMKRGVIADVIVQIEPGIRYGGL; from the coding sequence ATGATAATTGGGATTGACGTTGGTGGAACCAACACGGACGCTGCTATTGTTTCTGACGAAATCAAAACGATTAAGCTCCCGAATGAGGCGGGAATAGGTGGAATTCTCAAGGAGATTTCGAAGGAAGCTAACCTAATCGAGGAAAAGGTTGTTGTTAGCACGTCCTGGCCGTTAAACCTCATCATTTCAAAGTTTAGCGAGTCCCGCACTCTCAGCCTCGTAATACCTGGGCCGGGGTTGAATTACTCTGAGTATGGTGAGGTTTTGAAGGGCTATGTAAACCACAGGGGAGACGTTGTTGAGGACATCGATGAGTACGAAATTGCGGCAATCTTCAGGGAAAATTCCTACGATAACGTAGCGATTTCATCAAAATTTTCGGTCAGAAACGGTTCTCTGGAGGACAGAGTGGCTGAGATTGTGAGAAATTATGTGGAAGACTACAGAATTGCCCTGAGTCACTATGCAGGTGGGATGAACTATCCTGCGAGAATTCACACGACTGTAGTAAACGCCAAAATAAGGGAGACTGTTTACAGGCTCACCGAGCTGATTAAAGCTTATGCCGGGGATTTCTACTACTTCAAAGGGGATGGAGGAATTGTGCCGTACACGATAGCCCTCAACAATCCTTCAGAGCTGTACAACTCATCTCCTGCCGCTGTGGCTCTTGGTGCCGTTTATCTGACGGGGGAGAAGAACGCTCTGGTTGTCGACATAGGGGGGACTTCAACGGACTTTGTTGAGGTTATTGACGGAATGCCGAAGATAGTAGAGGGGATAGAGCTTGCCGGAAGGAAGACGCTGATAAGGTGCGTTGACTCTGTCAGCATTCCGTTTGGTGGGGATTCGGTGGTTGAAAACGGAAAGCTCGTTCCAGTCTGCTCAAAACCTATCGCCTTTGGAGGAGAGAGTTTCACGCTCACCGACGCTTTGAACTGCGCTGGATACGAAATTGGAGACTACAGAAGCTCGAGAAAGTATGAGTGTGACGTTGAGAAAGCCCTTAATCAATTTGTTTCTCTTGCAGCGACAACGGTGAGGGAGATAGGCTGCAAAAAGATAGTAGGCACGGGTTACCTGGCACCGTATCTCATTCCCGAGGTTGCAAAGGCTGCAGGGGTTGAATATGTAATCCCTGACCACTACGAGTCGGCAAACGCCGTTGGTGTGGCAGTTTCAAGGGTGAGCCTCACTCTCTACGTTCGCATTGATACGGAAAAGTGCTTTGCAGCGTACAACGGCCACACCGAAAGCTGCCCCTTCAAACCGGGTAGCTTGCCGGACGATGAGCAGATTCTAGAGGTAGCAAAGGAGAAGGTCGTTGAAGTGGCGAAGAAGTTCGGGGCGAGCGAGGAGGAGCTTGGGAAAGTCAGGACTGTTTACTTCAACTCCTTCACCGTCGTCAGAGGAGGGATGAAAAGGGGTGTTATCGCGGACGTTATCGTTCAGATAGAGCCGGGAATCAGGTATGGAGGATTATAA
- a CDS encoding winged helix-turn-helix domain-containing protein yields the protein MREEDRRGGVKLSLTRLFLHERTVEIILRILKAEENGEKIYPLQISTDIGSPYSYVSKVLGELEKCSLVESRPEGRMRVVSLTPYGKVVASMLRDLYTELEKDFNSRMKLDILKDVYSNANGDVRVYLPVMAELEMLAKSTNDGFVVEEAKKLISEVKRKIEGAK from the coding sequence ATGAGGGAAGAAGACAGAAGAGGAGGTGTAAAATTGAGCCTTACAAGGCTGTTTCTTCATGAAAGAACTGTAGAGATTATTCTTAGAATCCTCAAAGCTGAGGAGAACGGAGAAAAGATATACCCGCTTCAAATTTCAACTGATATCGGTTCACCGTACAGCTACGTTTCAAAGGTTTTGGGAGAGCTCGAAAAGTGCTCTCTCGTCGAAAGCAGGCCTGAAGGCAGGATGAGGGTCGTTTCATTGACGCCCTACGGGAAGGTGGTAGCTTCGATGCTCAGGGACCTCTACACAGAGCTTGAAAAGGACTTCAACTCAAGAATGAAGCTCGACATCCTCAAGGACGTTTACAGCAATGCAAACGGAGACGTCAGAGTTTACCTTCCCGTAATGGCGGAACTGGAGATGCTTGCCAAGTCAACTAATGATGGCTTCGTTGTCGAGGAGGCTAAAAAACTGATATCGGAAGTTAAGAGAAAAATAGAGGGGGCGAAATGA
- a CDS encoding DDE-type integrase/transposase/recombinase, with protein MDETVVKANRKHYYVYAAIDVERNELILMRVYTTRNYLTTKSFIKEVLEYCENKPKFVVDKAPWLVQFGESWIGIRTPNLSVREVWSNQFSLR; from the coding sequence ATGGATGAGACAGTGGTTAAGGCGAACAGGAAGCATTACTACGTCTATGCTGCGATAGATGTGGAGAGGAATGAGCTTATTCTTATGAGAGTCTATACGACAAGGAATTACCTGACCACAAAGTCCTTTATCAAGGAAGTGCTTGAGTATTGCGAGAATAAACCAAAATTTGTGGTGGATAAGGCTCCCTGGCTGGTTCAGTTTGGAGAGTCTTGGATTGGAATACGAACACCAAACCTTTCGGTGAGAGAAGTCTGGTCGAATCAGTTTTCTCTTCGCTGA